One Rhodothermales bacterium DNA window includes the following coding sequences:
- the pyrF gene encoding orotidine-5'-phosphate decarboxylase, producing MSATRSFTDKLQGSQDDTRSLLCVGLDPDPARLPDVLSGSMSLRDRVFTFCCDILEATRDHACAYKLNFAFFEALGADGWNVLERLVSVIPDSKIKIADAKRGDIGNTGRFYAESILQALNFDACTVSPYMGRSSVEPFLQYRGKMAFVLARTSNPDAREIQEWSQAGVPLYRHVARSAVSWGRDLDGEVGLVVGATDPAGLARLRNDCPSTCFLVPGIGSQGGDVSRVLAAGLTADGQLIINSSRSILYADSGADYAAAAERAARDLRDEIERNRPPNA from the coding sequence GTGTCCGCCACCAGATCATTTACCGATAAACTGCAGGGGTCCCAGGACGACACCCGCTCTCTGCTCTGTGTCGGCCTCGATCCTGATCCCGCGCGACTCCCCGACGTCCTTTCTGGCTCCATGTCGCTGCGCGATCGTGTCTTCACGTTTTGTTGTGACATTCTCGAAGCCACGCGCGACCACGCGTGCGCCTACAAGCTCAATTTCGCCTTTTTCGAGGCCCTGGGAGCTGACGGATGGAACGTCCTTGAGCGTCTGGTTTCAGTAATACCTGATTCAAAGATCAAAATCGCCGACGCCAAACGAGGCGATATCGGAAACACCGGCCGATTCTACGCAGAGTCTATTCTGCAGGCTCTCAACTTCGACGCATGCACGGTTTCGCCGTACATGGGCAGAAGCTCCGTCGAGCCGTTCCTGCAGTATCGGGGTAAAATGGCCTTTGTATTAGCCCGCACATCAAATCCCGATGCGCGGGAGATCCAGGAGTGGTCTCAGGCGGGTGTACCCCTGTACCGGCATGTTGCCCGGAGCGCGGTTTCGTGGGGACGTGATCTGGACGGCGAAGTCGGGCTGGTGGTCGGGGCTACCGACCCGGCCGGCCTCGCCCGCCTTCGGAATGATTGTCCCTCGACCTGCTTCCTCGTGCCTGGAATCGGTAGCCAGGGAGGAGATGTTTCTCGCGTTCTTGCAGCCGGTTTGACGGCCGACGGCCAGCTCATCATTAACAGCAGCCGTAGCATCCTGTATGCCGACTCGGGGGCCGATTACGCCGCGGCCGCTGAACGCGCCGCGCGTGACCTGCGAGATGAGATTGAACGAAACAGGCCGCCCAACGCGTGA
- a CDS encoding acyl-CoA dehydrogenase has protein sequence MSTASFSNLKKVSERDRKMIEDIEVMLGPEPSEMGFVKNLFWGRFRSELVFPYPHVSHDERAKCDMLLERLESYLRDEHPAVQIDQEEFIPDWAIERLFDLGVMGMTIPEEFGGLGLGVSSYNRVLERIGSYCGSTAVMVSAHQSIGCKALMLFGTEDQKNRFLPKVAREYLSAFCLSEPQVGSDAAGQETRCEKIEDGEYYVLNGEKKWSTSAYKSGMLTVTAKQLIRDPKTGKETEAVTALICTPDMEGVDIFEKNRSKTGIRGTWQGRIRFTNVRVPKENLLHREGKGLNVALTCLNYGRCTLSAGVTGAAKRSRDQATKWAQTRYQFGRPIADFELVQERIARMSALTFAMDAVLYAVTGILDRGDQDVMLETAICKVFCSEMGWETIDDAMQIMGGEGYMTENEFERLWRDNRIHRIVEGSNEVMQSFVFAYGGKQLAEHMLLIQDAMGWNSDESISANLNRILENGLKPTLLRRSIKLGAELFLGLKPPAPAVRGLHPSLSSYAERISRLVREHTHYFKLVSKWHREEVIQRQVDQARLANVAMYIFAMTASASKMDQLLRSGERGDAYERDRTAFQHAFDLFELRILNTFRELRVNADDSMREAATASRLHNDTLPNSDYVIHESSPVAHGQGRPVAIGHVRQFPGSNVLSGGDGAVVEAPTSPETDR, from the coding sequence ATGTCGACTGCAAGTTTCAGTAACCTGAAGAAGGTCTCCGAGCGAGACCGCAAGATGATCGAGGACATCGAGGTGATGCTCGGTCCGGAGCCCTCCGAAATGGGCTTTGTCAAGAACCTCTTCTGGGGCCGATTCAGGAGCGAACTTGTCTTTCCCTACCCGCATGTCTCGCACGACGAGCGTGCAAAATGTGACATGCTGCTCGAGCGACTTGAAAGTTACCTGCGCGACGAGCACCCGGCAGTGCAGATCGACCAGGAGGAGTTTATCCCGGACTGGGCCATCGAGAGGCTCTTTGATCTGGGTGTCATGGGCATGACCATCCCGGAAGAGTTTGGAGGACTGGGTCTGGGCGTATCGAGCTACAACCGGGTGCTTGAGCGCATCGGGAGCTATTGTGGTTCGACGGCGGTGATGGTATCTGCGCACCAGTCGATCGGTTGCAAGGCGCTGATGTTGTTCGGAACGGAGGATCAGAAGAACAGATTTCTGCCCAAAGTTGCGCGAGAATACCTGTCGGCGTTCTGTCTTTCCGAGCCTCAGGTTGGATCGGATGCGGCTGGACAGGAGACCCGCTGCGAGAAGATCGAGGACGGTGAGTACTACGTGCTCAACGGAGAAAAGAAATGGAGCACGTCCGCATACAAGAGCGGAATGCTGACGGTAACGGCAAAGCAGCTGATCCGCGATCCGAAGACCGGCAAGGAGACTGAGGCCGTCACGGCGCTTATCTGTACTCCGGACATGGAGGGCGTCGACATCTTTGAGAAGAACCGGAGCAAGACTGGCATTCGGGGTACCTGGCAGGGAAGAATTCGATTTACGAATGTCCGCGTGCCGAAGGAAAATCTGCTGCATCGAGAAGGCAAAGGACTGAATGTCGCGCTGACGTGTCTCAACTACGGACGATGCACGCTATCGGCAGGCGTTACGGGTGCGGCCAAGAGGTCGCGTGACCAGGCGACCAAGTGGGCGCAGACCCGGTACCAGTTCGGTCGTCCAATCGCGGACTTTGAACTCGTACAGGAGCGGATCGCCCGCATGTCGGCCCTGACGTTTGCCATGGACGCCGTGCTCTATGCCGTGACGGGGATTCTTGATCGCGGCGATCAGGATGTCATGTTGGAAACGGCGATCTGCAAAGTGTTCTGTTCGGAAATGGGGTGGGAAACCATCGACGACGCGATGCAGATCATGGGCGGCGAAGGCTACATGACTGAGAACGAGTTCGAGCGGCTCTGGCGCGACAACCGGATTCACCGCATCGTTGAGGGATCGAACGAAGTCATGCAGTCGTTCGTCTTCGCGTATGGCGGCAAGCAGCTGGCAGAGCACATGCTGTTGATTCAGGATGCGATGGGGTGGAACTCAGATGAGTCGATCTCGGCAAACCTCAATCGCATTCTCGAGAATGGCTTGAAGCCGACTCTTCTTCGGCGCTCGATCAAGCTCGGTGCCGAGCTGTTCCTTGGGCTCAAGCCACCGGCTCCGGCCGTACGTGGATTGCATCCTTCGCTCAGTTCGTACGCGGAGCGCATCTCGAGACTCGTGCGGGAACACACGCACTACTTCAAGCTGGTCAGTAAGTGGCACCGTGAAGAAGTCATTCAACGGCAGGTCGATCAGGCTCGTCTCGCGAACGTCGCGATGTACATCTTTGCGATGACGGCGTCGGCCTCAAAGATGGATCAACTGCTTCGTTCCGGTGAGCGCGGCGACGCCTATGAGCGAGACCGAACTGCTTTCCAACACGCATTCGATTTGTTCGAATTGAGGATTCTCAACACGTTCAGAGAGCTGCGAGTTAACGCGGACGACTCGATGCGTGAGGCGGCAACGGCCTCGCGGCTTCACAACGATACTCTGCCGAACTCGGACTACGTAATCCACGAGTCGTCACCCGTAGCACACGGGCAAGGGCGACCGGTTGCCATCGGCCACGTCAGACAATTTCCGGGGTCGAACGTCTTGTCCGGTGGTGATGGCGCCGTTGTTGAGGCACCGACCTCACCGGAAACGGACCGCTGA
- a CDS encoding DUF1800 domain-containing protein, whose product MLHSTPQLDRRAFLSRLAGADSRMSAQPLSIEAGLEPSDAVLDERMAAHLLRRTGFGAAPDRVSELVGLQASAAAAAIVDDAYSLALPDPPFWADMAPPNGDPNTPEFQTYITDNNQWLVDYRYDWFERMYYYGLRERLTLFWHDHFVTSTGAYFLAPFAYRYLTLLRTHALGNFKDLVYEVGIDPAMLLYLNGTQNEIGTANENYARELLELFTMGQVDAQGIPNYTESDIQEIARALTGWKVNFFSLQSSFFAFYHDGDPKTFMQRTGSWAYADVVDIIFEERAQAIAEFICAKLYSEFVYAVPDPVIVAGLAEILVQSDFELKPVVETLLQSAHFFDNAVAGAKIKSPAELVTGMLIESHAPLPSGVFSIAGRLSFFLEQVVLNPPNVAGWPGHHAWVSTTTLPIRWLTPDFLLTNGTGTDLMDMIPLASLLVDPGDPHAAFRLPVALARHVLAVPIDELDFPLIDGDFAGDLVTYPIPDEFLNGPPYVLDLAKVFLGGLPWHDWNLYEAGANIKIYLYLRFLFQLPDYQLI is encoded by the coding sequence ATGTTGCACTCGACCCCACAACTGGATCGAAGAGCGTTCCTGAGCCGGCTCGCTGGCGCCGACAGCAGGATGAGCGCTCAGCCACTGTCGATCGAGGCAGGCCTCGAACCAAGCGACGCCGTCCTTGACGAAAGAATGGCGGCGCACCTGTTGCGACGCACCGGATTCGGCGCGGCACCGGACAGGGTGTCCGAACTCGTCGGACTACAGGCGTCTGCAGCGGCAGCGGCGATCGTCGACGACGCCTATTCACTTGCCTTGCCTGATCCACCGTTCTGGGCAGACATGGCTCCACCGAACGGCGATCCGAATACCCCCGAGTTCCAGACCTACATCACCGACAACAATCAGTGGCTGGTCGACTACCGGTACGACTGGTTCGAGCGGATGTACTATTACGGCTTGCGGGAGCGCCTGACACTCTTCTGGCACGATCACTTCGTAACCTCGACGGGCGCCTACTTCCTCGCCCCGTTCGCGTACCGTTACCTGACACTCCTGCGTACGCATGCCCTCGGCAACTTCAAGGACCTCGTCTACGAAGTGGGCATCGACCCGGCTATGCTGCTGTACCTGAATGGAACACAAAACGAAATCGGCACGGCCAATGAAAACTACGCGCGCGAACTGCTCGAACTCTTTACGATGGGGCAAGTGGACGCGCAGGGGATCCCGAACTACACGGAGTCTGATATCCAGGAGATTGCCCGCGCCTTGACAGGCTGGAAGGTCAACTTCTTCTCGCTGCAGTCGTCGTTTTTCGCCTTCTATCACGATGGCGATCCGAAGACGTTCATGCAGCGGACGGGATCGTGGGCATACGCAGACGTGGTCGACATCATATTCGAGGAACGCGCTCAGGCTATCGCAGAATTCATATGCGCCAAACTCTATTCTGAGTTCGTTTATGCCGTTCCCGACCCGGTGATCGTTGCCGGACTCGCTGAGATTCTTGTTCAGAGTGATTTCGAACTGAAGCCCGTCGTGGAGACGCTGCTACAGAGCGCACACTTCTTCGATAACGCCGTAGCAGGTGCTAAAATCAAAAGCCCGGCGGAGCTCGTCACGGGAATGCTGATCGAATCCCATGCCCCCCTCCCATCGGGTGTGTTCTCCATCGCGGGCCGACTCTCCTTCTTCCTGGAGCAAGTGGTTTTGAATCCACCCAATGTGGCGGGGTGGCCTGGACATCACGCGTGGGTTTCGACCACGACACTGCCGATCCGTTGGCTCACGCCAGACTTCCTGCTGACCAACGGCACGGGGACCGATCTGATGGACATGATTCCGCTTGCATCACTTCTTGTGGATCCAGGCGATCCCCACGCTGCGTTCCGCCTGCCCGTCGCACTCGCACGCCACGTGCTGGCCGTGCCAATCGACGAGCTGGACTTCCCACTAATAGACGGCGACTTCGCCGGCGACCTCGTCACCTATCCCATCCCGGATGAATTCCTGAACGGTCCCCCGTATGTACTTGATCTTGCAAAGGTATTCCTCGGAGGCCTCCCCTGGCACGACTGGAATCTGTACGAGGCAGGCGCCAACATCAAGATCTATCTATACCTCAGATTCCTTTTCCAGCTACCTGACTATCAGCTCATCTAG
- a CDS encoding DUF1501 domain-containing protein: MSEATNKQTGREGSCLSHGDAHAGDHSTWSRRSFLSTMGMTVGGTVAMGGLPISTYGKSPLLRALGAVETDRILVLIQLNGGNDGLNTVIPVENDIYYANRPGIAIAKSQATLLSPEVGLHPSLSGLKSHMDEGRLAVVQGVGYPEPNLSHFRSTDIWVSASDSDVVQNTGWMGRYLDADFPDFGEQPPEYPLAVQVGGLSSMIFQGPSANMGMSLASVQLFSQIAETGLVYDVTNLPNTAYGNEMEFVRSVANDSFLYASAVQDAASNSGAPYEYPSPNPLADSLAVIAQLIKGNLGSRIYVASLGSFDTHAGQPGPHATLLRYISEALTAFYADLEIAGMNERVMAMTFSEFGRRVNQNGSGGTDHGTAAPLFVLGGGVSGGLLGAQPDLTDLDLTGNMKFEEDFRSIYSTVLTDWFGLPETATEQVLGGSFDRLDFVADPAVPTSTVPEAVPEAFALRPAYPNPFSATTTLSYTLARPSHVDLSIFDVQGRMIQRVVDRQQTAGSYSMPFDAGRLPSGTYVYRLTTDHGSVAGKMAVVK; encoded by the coding sequence ATGAGTGAAGCAACGAACAAACAGACTGGACGTGAGGGAAGCTGCCTTTCGCATGGTGATGCGCATGCAGGCGACCACAGCACATGGTCGCGTCGATCGTTCCTCTCGACGATGGGCATGACGGTCGGGGGCACAGTGGCCATGGGCGGCCTTCCAATTTCAACGTACGGGAAGAGCCCCCTGCTTCGGGCGCTCGGGGCCGTCGAGACCGATCGCATCCTGGTTCTGATCCAGTTGAACGGCGGCAATGACGGGTTGAATACGGTCATTCCGGTCGAGAATGATATCTACTACGCGAATCGACCTGGTATCGCGATCGCGAAATCGCAGGCGACGCTACTCTCTCCGGAAGTCGGACTCCATCCATCACTGAGCGGGCTCAAGTCGCACATGGACGAGGGTCGCCTCGCCGTCGTGCAGGGTGTAGGCTATCCCGAACCCAATCTTTCTCATTTCAGGTCGACGGACATCTGGGTATCGGCCAGCGACTCGGATGTTGTGCAGAATACCGGTTGGATGGGTCGTTACCTCGATGCGGATTTCCCTGACTTTGGCGAGCAGCCTCCCGAGTATCCACTCGCCGTGCAGGTGGGCGGACTGTCAAGCATGATCTTCCAGGGGCCTTCCGCCAACATGGGTATGAGTCTGGCCAGTGTCCAGTTGTTCTCGCAGATTGCGGAGACAGGTCTGGTGTACGACGTCACGAATCTGCCGAATACCGCGTACGGAAATGAGATGGAGTTTGTGCGTTCCGTCGCCAACGACTCGTTCCTTTACGCATCTGCGGTTCAGGACGCAGCGAGCAACAGCGGAGCGCCATACGAATACCCGTCTCCGAATCCGCTGGCGGACAGCCTCGCGGTCATCGCACAGCTTATCAAGGGGAATCTGGGTTCGCGCATCTACGTGGCGTCGCTTGGCAGCTTCGACACGCATGCCGGTCAGCCTGGACCACATGCCACTCTGTTGCGCTACATCTCGGAGGCCCTTACTGCCTTCTACGCGGATCTCGAAATCGCGGGCATGAATGAGCGCGTGATGGCCATGACGTTCTCGGAGTTCGGACGCAGAGTGAACCAGAACGGATCAGGCGGAACTGATCATGGAACGGCGGCACCTCTGTTTGTTCTCGGGGGTGGCGTATCGGGAGGACTGCTGGGCGCTCAGCCCGACCTGACGGACCTTGATCTGACCGGCAACATGAAATTCGAGGAGGACTTCCGAAGCATCTACTCAACCGTCCTCACAGACTGGTTCGGCCTGCCGGAAACGGCCACTGAACAGGTACTTGGCGGCTCGTTTGATCGGCTTGATTTTGTCGCAGACCCGGCCGTGCCGACGAGCACTGTGCCTGAGGCGGTCCCGGAAGCATTTGCGTTGCGACCGGCCTATCCCAATCCATTCAGCGCCACGACCACCCTCTCGTACACACTCGCGCGACCCTCGCATGTCGACCTGTCGATCTTTGACGTACAGGGGCGGATGATTCAACGCGTGGTTGATCGGCAGCAGACTGCCGGATCGTACAGTATGCCGTTCGATGCCGGAAGGCTCCCCAGCGGCACCTACGTGTACCGCCTGACCACCGACCACGGTAGCGTGGCGGGCAAGATGGCTGTCGTCAAATAG
- a CDS encoding WG repeat-containing protein, with the protein MKMSTRNPDRILKLLMVGVLLSSATLLNGCDMIPGIGDSDDDVVSFYPVLLDGEWGFINSNGRMVIEPDFRSAGSFSEGLAPVRSSSRFGYIDRTGEYAIEPRFEYAEPFSDGVAAVRIDGRWGYIDKNGSVVINPTFVNAGPFSDDRAFVRTAEYDWEYIDSDGEIVRTSETPRLDNHEYTTFSEGVALYEGSDDSYGFIDRDGNPVIPAQYASARAFSEGKAAIKISDRWGFIDRQKKTVISPKYISAGSFGNKLAPVRDGGNSWGYVDATGTMVIQPSYEDARSFNDGVAAVMMNQKWGYIDRDGNQLVATEFDEVSDFENGMGRVVRLVGERTTFGYVDAHGKYVWFPTD; encoded by the coding sequence ATGAAAATGTCTACACGAAATCCGGATCGCATTCTGAAATTGCTGATGGTGGGCGTGCTCCTGTCGTCGGCGACGCTATTGAACGGATGCGACATGATACCCGGAATCGGCGATTCCGACGACGACGTGGTATCGTTCTACCCCGTGCTACTCGACGGAGAGTGGGGGTTCATCAACTCCAACGGACGAATGGTGATCGAGCCGGACTTCCGGTCAGCCGGTTCCTTTTCGGAGGGACTTGCTCCCGTCCGGTCCTCATCCCGATTCGGTTACATTGACCGCACAGGAGAGTACGCCATCGAGCCCAGGTTCGAATACGCAGAACCGTTCTCGGACGGTGTGGCGGCCGTTCGAATCGATGGACGATGGGGCTATATCGACAAGAACGGCAGCGTCGTAATCAACCCCACCTTCGTGAACGCGGGGCCTTTCTCTGACGATCGGGCGTTCGTTCGCACAGCAGAATATGATTGGGAGTACATCGACTCCGACGGCGAGATAGTGCGCACGTCCGAGACGCCTCGTCTGGACAATCACGAGTACACCACGTTCTCGGAGGGGGTCGCGCTGTATGAGGGATCGGATGACAGCTACGGGTTCATCGACCGCGACGGGAATCCGGTGATACCGGCTCAGTACGCATCGGCGCGTGCATTCTCGGAAGGCAAGGCTGCGATCAAGATCAGCGATCGATGGGGCTTCATCGACCGCCAGAAAAAGACGGTCATCAGTCCGAAGTACATCAGTGCGGGCAGCTTCGGAAATAAGCTCGCGCCGGTAAGAGACGGAGGAAACTCCTGGGGTTACGTAGATGCAACAGGCACGATGGTTATCCAACCCTCGTACGAGGATGCAAGGTCATTCAACGACGGGGTAGCCGCCGTGATGATGAATCAGAAATGGGGCTACATCGACCGCGACGGTAATCAGTTGGTCGCTACGGAGTTCGACGAGGTCTCTGACTTCGAGAACGGCATGGGACGCGTGGTGCGTCTCGTCGGCGAGCGGACCACGTTCGGCTACGTAGATGCCCACGGCAAATACGTGTGGTTCCCGACTGACTGA